One genomic window of Branchiostoma floridae strain S238N-H82 chromosome 4, Bfl_VNyyK, whole genome shotgun sequence includes the following:
- the LOC118414460 gene encoding uncharacterized protein LOC118414460 isoform X1, whose protein sequence is MQHKVVSSTVTMILLCCLCAVEGAPSRKPHINLHLKTSFLRKTVPRLRRQAESGAESEAAAATTGAAVTGDVTTHMPPTLPLNRTRQSASEMVNEVDIDKILDTRNFRPVEPVSDHPEGYPEGLLGPQRFMMAVPPPGVEGVVPQLSAKTGDGQDVSIPIKDIAEEAQAEILRTRCYTRSSKELFNILRERGEFNRRYMAVSREDARKFPNVIALSETYGDPSDTSRHVDMDLANVVLKEQIQKQLFNDLQEAKQASLSQGLEKLLAFPVSSRQVKIDEINTRYVLPESLARGVVLPEVLNISRRIIRDTGSTEVDYCLERGTVTEDGYKRLCTVCAATTDLGEDYFPRYINEAICSTDSSDRGCFMVQGYGHGTCKQGTFSVSILRRKGQCSPTVRDGTRVYLEEWEVYSQQIRLFCECMINQHSTFTMFV, encoded by the exons ATGCAGCACAAG GTTGTAAGTTCCACCGTAACCATGATACTGCTGTGCTGTCTATGTGCGGTAGAGGGCGCACCTTCTAGAAAACCACACATAAATTTGCACCTGAAAACATCGTTTCTGAGAAAGACGGTCCCCAGATTGAGACGCCAGGCCGAGTCAGGTGCCGAGTCAGAAGCAGCTGCAGCTACAACGGGTGCAGCCGTTACCGGTGACGTCACTACACACATGCCGCCAACACTACCGCTGAACAGAACACGTCAGTCAG CGTCTGAAATGGTCAACGAGGTCGACATTGACAAGATTTTGGACACAAGGAATTTCAGGCCAGTGGAG CCTGTTTCAGATCACCCGGAGGGTTACCCCGAAGGACTGCTGGGGCCTCAGCGGTTCATGATGGCAGTCCCCCCGCCGGGAGTGGAAGGAGTGGTCCCGCAGCTGAGCGCGAAGACCGGGGACGGGCAGGACGTCAGCATCCCCATCAAGGACATCGCCGAGGAGGCTCAGGCAGAGATCTTACGGACACG GTGCTACACGCGGTCCTCCAAGGAGCTGTTCAACATCCTGCGGGAGCGTGGGGAGTTCAACAGGCGGTACATGGCCGTGTCACGGGAGGACGCCAGGAAGTTTCCTAACGTCATTGCTCTGTCAGAGACGTACGGT GACCCTTCTGATACGTCACGTCACGTGGACATGGACCTGGCCAATGTCGTGCTGAAGGAACAGATCCAGAAGCAACTCTTCAACGATTTACAGGAAGCAAAGCAAGCGTCCCTGTCACAAGGACTGGAAAAG CTTCTCGCATTTCCTGTCTCCAGCCGTCAGGTGAAGATAGACGAAATCAACACACGCTATGTCCTACCGGAGAGTCTCGCTAGGGGCGTCGTGCTGCCCGAGGTTCTGAACATCTCCCGTAGAATCATACGCGACACAG GGTCAACAGAAGTTGACTACTGCCTGGAGCGTGGCACGGTGACAGAGGACGGGTACAAGCGGCTGTGCACGGTGTGTGCCGCCACCACCGACCTGGGAGAGGACTATTTCCCGCGATACATCAACGAGGCCATCTGCAGTACTGATAGCTCCGATAGGGGATGCTTCATGGTGCAAGGTTAcg GACATGGCACGTGTAAACAGGGCACCTTCTCCGTCAGTATCCTGCGGCGTAAGGGCCAGTGTTCGCCCACGGTTCGCGACGGCACCCGGGTGTACCTGGAGGAGTGGGAGGTGTACTCACAACAGATCAGACTCTTCTGCGAATGCATGATCAACCAACACTCCACCTTCACCATGTTTGTCTAG
- the LOC118414460 gene encoding uncharacterized protein LOC118414460 isoform X2 — protein sequence MVVSSTVTMILLCCLCAVEGAPSRKPHINLHLKTSFLRKTVPRLRRQAESGAESEAAAATTGAAVTGDVTTHMPPTLPLNRTRQSASEMVNEVDIDKILDTRNFRPVEPVSDHPEGYPEGLLGPQRFMMAVPPPGVEGVVPQLSAKTGDGQDVSIPIKDIAEEAQAEILRTRCYTRSSKELFNILRERGEFNRRYMAVSREDARKFPNVIALSETYGDPSDTSRHVDMDLANVVLKEQIQKQLFNDLQEAKQASLSQGLEKLLAFPVSSRQVKIDEINTRYVLPESLARGVVLPEVLNISRRIIRDTGSTEVDYCLERGTVTEDGYKRLCTVCAATTDLGEDYFPRYINEAICSTDSSDRGCFMVQGYGHGTCKQGTFSVSILRRKGQCSPTVRDGTRVYLEEWEVYSQQIRLFCECMINQHSTFTMFV from the exons ATG GTTGTAAGTTCCACCGTAACCATGATACTGCTGTGCTGTCTATGTGCGGTAGAGGGCGCACCTTCTAGAAAACCACACATAAATTTGCACCTGAAAACATCGTTTCTGAGAAAGACGGTCCCCAGATTGAGACGCCAGGCCGAGTCAGGTGCCGAGTCAGAAGCAGCTGCAGCTACAACGGGTGCAGCCGTTACCGGTGACGTCACTACACACATGCCGCCAACACTACCGCTGAACAGAACACGTCAGTCAG CGTCTGAAATGGTCAACGAGGTCGACATTGACAAGATTTTGGACACAAGGAATTTCAGGCCAGTGGAG CCTGTTTCAGATCACCCGGAGGGTTACCCCGAAGGACTGCTGGGGCCTCAGCGGTTCATGATGGCAGTCCCCCCGCCGGGAGTGGAAGGAGTGGTCCCGCAGCTGAGCGCGAAGACCGGGGACGGGCAGGACGTCAGCATCCCCATCAAGGACATCGCCGAGGAGGCTCAGGCAGAGATCTTACGGACACG GTGCTACACGCGGTCCTCCAAGGAGCTGTTCAACATCCTGCGGGAGCGTGGGGAGTTCAACAGGCGGTACATGGCCGTGTCACGGGAGGACGCCAGGAAGTTTCCTAACGTCATTGCTCTGTCAGAGACGTACGGT GACCCTTCTGATACGTCACGTCACGTGGACATGGACCTGGCCAATGTCGTGCTGAAGGAACAGATCCAGAAGCAACTCTTCAACGATTTACAGGAAGCAAAGCAAGCGTCCCTGTCACAAGGACTGGAAAAG CTTCTCGCATTTCCTGTCTCCAGCCGTCAGGTGAAGATAGACGAAATCAACACACGCTATGTCCTACCGGAGAGTCTCGCTAGGGGCGTCGTGCTGCCCGAGGTTCTGAACATCTCCCGTAGAATCATACGCGACACAG GGTCAACAGAAGTTGACTACTGCCTGGAGCGTGGCACGGTGACAGAGGACGGGTACAAGCGGCTGTGCACGGTGTGTGCCGCCACCACCGACCTGGGAGAGGACTATTTCCCGCGATACATCAACGAGGCCATCTGCAGTACTGATAGCTCCGATAGGGGATGCTTCATGGTGCAAGGTTAcg GACATGGCACGTGTAAACAGGGCACCTTCTCCGTCAGTATCCTGCGGCGTAAGGGCCAGTGTTCGCCCACGGTTCGCGACGGCACCCGGGTGTACCTGGAGGAGTGGGAGGTGTACTCACAACAGATCAGACTCTTCTGCGAATGCATGATCAACCAACACTCCACCTTCACCATGTTTGTCTAG